The genomic segment aaggagcaggtaagcctgaagctacatgtgctatagtAAGAAGtggctgttcctatgacagcccaaacatccagtttatgaaaacctcatatggcgaggattgtttggcacagtttgacatatgggtaaaggacttaggattccctgagaagggcagttttaatcccaggcagataggacagttagaagaaaagttgaaacagaaggaaaaagaagagcctgcagataatgttaagttcttaggggactggagggcgttttctgcatggaaagaagaaacacttaagagagagtacaaaagagagaaacgacaggcagggctctcaccctcttctcagtgtttgaaatttcagatggaccctgacctggagtctgccccaccaccccaacacacactgcctcttcagcaaggtggagcatcattcccacaagcgcctcacccacagagaaggggagaagttgagacgaagggaaaaactgagcctctggaatctcctccagcctaccagccgcctccagcatcagcacctcccctcgcttctccatcacacacgagatccggtcttacatatggcgatggaaaagatactctcctggacctgaccacgtgctcaccagtgggtccacaaggccataatctaaagtctgaagtccttcatcttccaatggtggaagtggctggagctggtggcgtgcttttagtccacagaccctggacgacagcggacatgaaggaaagcatggcttctcttcccaatgtgagagaggtaggaggaaagacatttggtaatgagctgttgatattttgcagagaattccgaccgaccacccatgaacttcgccgcctactcatggtcaagatgggtatagattggagcaaagtttccaaagattggccggaagctgaccagcgaatgactacaccagactggagtgcagttggcaatagtgagtatagagataccatcactgctctctgtgctcgtctggatagtgcttttcctttgaacatagacatgactaagatcagtatgtgtaagcaagaagatggagaaggggtgtcagcatttctcacccgtctcactgctgtgcatgagaaacacagtggcctgaccagacccgcgaccctggctggagtggaaggcaatcctgaggtctgggaagcgcacctgcggaacagtttcatgaGCGGTATggatccagcagtggccaagttagtaaagcagctctgtctcctgtgggaaaccaccagtctcaccaagatcgagcagtacgctgtgcatgcagaaaagctgctgaaggagaaggagaagacaaagtcgacacaaagagaccaagacctacacgccgccactctcactcttttccagacgGTTCAGCCTggagaaggaggaagaggaagaggtcgaggttggggccgaggcaggatgacctggggcgACCCGTCCTGGATTAAAGGcgtaacctgctacaactgcaatcggaagggacacattgctcgaaattgtctccacagaagcagccagaagccttgtgaggagtacagcaaagcagactgatgggcggactccgggaacgggccccacacagagaacaggggaggtaacacacacacacctgatgatacacatacacatagacaggagcattcacataacgttaaacacattagtagcagcacctgcatgcaacagcaagattacacagaaacgcccgatataccagtccaaataaatacacctgaagttgcattaagtttgttaaaatacacaactactcccttttctaaactcccttgtatgcccctcactgtgtgtgggcatgtgttaacctttttagtagattctggagcagcacactcagtgatacaacatggggtacttccagtagacccaccgctcagctcaaattctattcagacagtgggcatctcaggacgacctgtaaccgaaactttctcagtcaacctcccgtgtgaaagcgagggaggaatagttacgtcccactcatttctcatctcacatacatgtccagtaaatttgttagcacgtgatttaatgtgcaaattaggagtaaatctcatgtccactccagatgggctaaccattgaagtaagtgaaatgtgcggtgtgcagtatggatttggaagccccctgtatgtgtatgtctggcggctctgctcagatcagctcacacaaactccaaaacaccttgtacagctcgcacgcttgaacacctcatcagttgacacagattatatgaaagaggaagatttgcattgtacagcacatgttcaccaagggcaagatgtagagtttgaaaagacttggtttgcagacccccacacgtgtgaaagattgaccctcaaaactacatattggtctaaacattattgtgctgtgcaggtccattttactcgttgtccaaacagctgcatcaatgctaatcgcagtgttctcaaacatgttatgcaCGGCCTCAgaacagaggactctgaggttgactgctgccaacatgatttctttgacatcattgattctataccccatgtctcattagcaaaaccgcgagccgcccattggaaagacgtggggaagtgggtcaagaagtgtgcagccaatgacaatgaatggtcccgaacagaggaccctagtgtgttgttttgtcaaaggcttggggtctacaagcaaagtcaggctgtgtgtgtgcatgttaagcgcagcgtaatactagccactgatgaccagggtcctggagaCCCCAGccgtagtggcctgtttgtctctgtttccacaggcataacgccagcagaggtgcaccccaaattggcgggagttccaaattccgtttgggcaaagggtaaacatgatgtgggcctaataaagaatgctgaaccagtggtgatcacccccaaatcggaTTTCAGGCCTAGGCAGACCCAGtatccactcaaaccagaagcaattgcaggtataaaaccagtctttgattcgttgctgaaggcaggtgtaattgtcccttgcccggactctccagtgcgcactcctatttttccagttaagaaggcaagaaaatcgtctcagcccgatgagtggaggtttgtccaagatctgcaagcagtcaatgctgcggttgttccgcGCACACCTGACGTCCCTAACCCATACACCATTTTGGGCCAGGTGCCCGCTGACAGTAAGTGGTTTTCAGTGGTGGATCTAGCAAATGCGTTCTTTTCTATTCCTATACATAAAGACAGCCAGTATTGGTTTGCCTTTATGTATGATGGTCGTCCATACACTTTCACTCGTTTGTGCCAGGGTTACTGTGAGTCCCCAACCATATACAACCAGTGCCTTAGAGACAGCCTCGCTTCGTTAACTTTGTCACCGAGATCAGCTTTGCTGCAGTATGTTGACGATTTAATGATTTGTGCCCCAACTAAAGCTCAATGTGAGGATGACACCATAACGCTACTGCGACACCTCGCTAAGGAAGGTCATAAGGCTAGCCTCACAAAATTACAGTTTGCAAAACAGAAGGTGCATTTCTTGGGGCATGATATCACAGGGGAGGGAAAAACGCTGTCTGCGGACAGAGTCTCAGCTATTCAGAAAATTCCCAAGCCGATCACTGTGAAAcaagttttgtcatttttgggtatGTGTTCCTATTGCAGAGCATTCATTCCGAATTATTCCATCCTGGAAAGTCCAGTGAGAGAGCTCGTGCACGGTTCGTCCCTCACTGCTTCATCACCTGTCGTATGGACACCAGAAGCTGAAGAAGCATTCCTGGCCCTAAAAGGcgccctgcagaccacacccacactGGGACTGCCTgatcccaataaaccatttgttcaaactgtagatgaaaagaagggttttatgacctctgttcttttgcagaaacacggggatagattgagacctgtagcttacttctccagcaggctggatccagtggcggctggacttcctgtttgcctgcgtgcagttgctgcagctgaaaaggcggtaactgcctccagaaatattgtggggtattctaacctcacccttttggtcccacatgctgtctccctgcttctgttggagaaaaagacgtcacatttgtcagcacagagatggttgaagtataacacagtcatacttgatatgcctaacatcactgtgaaacgttgtactgttctgaatcctgcctctcttctccctacagaggacgatggagagccacatgactgtgttgctctcactaacgatttttgttcccccagggcagacttaaagagcgaccctttggaaaatccagacatgatcctctatgtggatggttcagcctccagagacccagagacgggaaagaacaaagtaggttttgccgtagtctcagatcacgaggtcctcaaggcgtcacgtctgccctcgaacctgtcggcgcaggctgcagagctctgtgccctcattgaggcatgcaaattggcggcagggcaatctgtcaatatttttacggacagtaggtatgcatttggcgttgtgcacgattttggcaccatttggaaacatagaaattttctcactagcacaggatctcccattgcacatcataaattggtctctgagttgttggatgctgttctactccctagagctattgctgtgtgtaagtgtgctgcccatactaacaatactgatcttgtgtctcaagggaatgccagggcggacgcggcagctaagtgtgcagcctcggcttccagttcaccctctaaccttgcctttcctcaggtttctaccccttgtttacagctagcggaccttcagagcactgccacccaggacgagagacgagtctggaaacaggcaggctgtatccttgcaaactcggtctgggtttgtccctcgggccgtccctgtctaccaaaatacatgttccctttctttgcaaaattggcacatgggctcacccatgtgtcaaaaggggggatggtagcagaagtaacaaagagatggttcacaaaggggttttcaaattatgctgcaaaattttgcaagcaatgcttgatatgtgcacaacataatgcaggtcaaggtatcagactaactcaagcagcacacccaataccagacaaaccatttgatcacctccaaatggactttattgaactgacacctagtgaagggaaaaggtactgcctggtaatagttgacatgttttcaaaatgggtagaagtattccccacagctaaacaagactcagaggcagtagtcaaagcactcctgagagatgtaattcctaggtggggtatacctagcaaaatctcaagtgacaatggaacaccctttgttaatgcagccctaaagaaaataggagcattcctagggatagacctgaaacaacattgtgcctatcatcctgccagtgcgggagcagtagagagggaaaatgggtcacttaaaaataaactaagcaaagcttgtgcagaaacagggctaggatggacaaaggtcctccctgtagcactcacacaaatgaggatgcaaactaggcctaaacatgggttaagcccattcgaaattctgtttggacgagtacccaacacggggatagggctagctcaaggaacactgccggacaccacactgtgtgatgatgcaatgttgaattactgtgcaacgttgtcctctgctttgaaatctatccacaaacaggtaaaagaagcacttcccaaacctgctgagggacctctgcacgatctacaaccaggggattggatcgtggtgaaggatttccgacgaaccaagtggaacaagccacggtggaacagcccattccaggtcctgctcacgaccccaacggcagtgaaagtcacaggcagagtgacgtggatccacgctagccactgcaggagggttcctgaaccggctaagcaggagggaaaagaaggcctaagtgacccagatgcTGACTAAAGCTTGAGGAGAAAGAAGTGTT from the Neoarius graeffei isolate fNeoGra1 chromosome 2, fNeoGra1.pri, whole genome shotgun sequence genome contains:
- the LOC132882122 gene encoding uncharacterized protein LOC132882122 — encoded protein: MQQQDYTETPDIPVQINTPEVALSLLKYTTTPFSKLPCMPLTVCGHVLTFLVDSGAAHSVIQHGVLPVDPPLSSNSIQTVGISGRPVTETFSVNLPCESEGGIVTSHSFLISHTCPVNLLARDLMCKLGVNLMSTPDGLTIEVSEMCGVQYGFGSPLYVYVWRLCSDQLTQTPKHLVQLARLNTSSVDTDYMKEEDLHCTAHVHQGQDVEFEKTWFADPHTCERLTLKTTYWSKHYCAVQVHFTRCPNSCINANRSVLKHVMHGLRTEDSEVDCCQHDFFDIIDSIPHVSLAKPRAAHWKDVGKWVKKCAANDNEWSRTEDPSVLFCQRLGVYKQSQAVCVHVKRSVILATDDQGPGDPSRSGLFVSVSTGITPAEVHPKLAGVPNSVWAKGKHDVGLIKNAEPVVITPKSDFRPRQTQYPLKPEAIAVKKARKSSQPDEWRFVQDLQAVNAAVVPRTPDVPNPYTILGQVPADSKWFSVVDLANAFFSIPIHKDSQYWFAFMYDGRPYTFTRLCQGYCESPTIYNQCLRDSLASLTLSPRSALLQYVDDLMICAPTKAQCEDDTITLLRHLAKEGHKASLTKLQFAKQKVHFLGHDITGEGKTLSADRVSAIQKIPKPITVKQVLSFLGMCSYCRAFIPNYSILESPVRELVHGSSLTASSPVVWTPEAEEAFLALKGALQTTPTLGLPDPNKPFVQTVDEKKGFMTSVLLQKHGDRLRPVAYFSSRLDPVAAGLPVCLRAVAAAEKAVTASRNIVGYSNLTLLVPHAVSLLLLEKKTSHLSAQRWLKYNTVILDMPNITVKRCTVLNPASLLPTEDDGEPHDCVALTNDFCSPRADLKSDPLENPDMILYVDGSASRDPETGKNKVGFAVVSDHEVLKASRLPSNLSAQAAELCALIEACKLAAGQSVNIFTDSRYAFGVVHDFGTIWKHRNFLTSTGSPIAHHKLVSELLDAVLLPRAIAVCKCAAHTNNTDLVSQGNARADAAAKCAASASSSPSNLAFPQVSTPCLQLADLQSTATQDERRVWKQAGCILANSVWVCPSGRPCLPKYMFPFFAKLAHGLTHVSKGGMVAEVTKRWFTKGFSNYAAKFCKQCLICAQHNAGQGIRLTQAAHPIPDKPFDHLQMDFIELTPSEGKRYCLVIVDMFSKWVEVFPTAKQDSEAVVKALLRDVIPRWGIPSKISSDNGTPFVNAALKKIGAFLGIDLKQHCAYHPASAGAVERENGSLKNKLSKACAETGLGWTKVLPVALTQMRMQTRPKHGLSPFEILFGRVPNTGIGLAQGTLPDTTLCDDAMLNYCATLSSALKSIHKQVKEALPKPAEGPLHDLQPGDWIVVKDFRRTKWNKPRWNSPFQVLLTTPTAVKVTGRVTWIHASHCRRVPEPAKQEGKEGLSDPDAD